From the Psychrobacillus sp. FSL K6-4046 genome, one window contains:
- a CDS encoding MFS transporter, with translation MKWKNYPQNIKVRLITSFFNRAVSSAVMPFMALFFAQEMSKVWAGLFLIGTVCVSFFISLIGGYISDRLPRKGLLVITSLLSGCMFVCMTLSLLPKSNIIWMFAIAYTLYIITSSLGRPAMHAIIIDSTSPDNRKEVYALDYWLTNLSMAIGAALGGLLYLNHQIELFMLLSFTSLCLPIAYKIWLVDGHNKLLEKQHKNVFIDLIHNYKIAFQDKPFVQVVVGSMFIFAAEFSLNSYIGVRLAETFQSVQIGDFELAGVRMLSLLNIENMLLVVCLTFFINKITDRFSNKRVLLVGLALYSIGYITITSANTWYILIFFNLIATVGELIYSPVRNAEQANMIPADKRGSYSAFSNFSFSGADLIARSTIIIGAFLVPTMMSVYIGIILMIGIGLLYTGLFMRKLTVVV, from the coding sequence ATGAAATGGAAAAACTACCCACAAAATATTAAGGTCCGATTGATTACATCTTTTTTTAATAGGGCAGTTTCATCTGCTGTTATGCCTTTTATGGCATTGTTCTTTGCTCAAGAGATGAGTAAGGTCTGGGCTGGTTTATTTTTAATAGGTACAGTATGTGTAAGTTTTTTTATCAGTCTAATTGGAGGATATATTTCTGACCGCTTACCAAGAAAGGGTTTATTAGTAATTACATCTCTCTTAAGTGGGTGTATGTTCGTTTGCATGACCCTTAGCTTGCTACCTAAATCTAATATCATTTGGATGTTTGCAATCGCTTATACGCTATATATTATTACAAGCAGTTTAGGGAGGCCTGCAATGCATGCAATCATCATCGATTCTACTTCTCCTGATAATCGAAAAGAAGTATATGCGCTGGATTACTGGCTTACCAATTTGTCAATGGCTATAGGGGCTGCATTAGGGGGATTACTATATTTAAACCATCAGATTGAATTGTTTATGTTACTCTCTTTTACCTCTTTATGCCTTCCAATCGCATATAAAATTTGGTTGGTGGATGGACATAATAAGCTTTTAGAAAAGCAGCACAAAAACGTTTTTATTGATCTCATACATAATTATAAAATTGCCTTTCAAGATAAACCGTTCGTCCAGGTAGTCGTTGGATCCATGTTCATTTTTGCTGCCGAGTTTTCTTTAAACAGCTATATAGGTGTAAGGCTAGCGGAAACTTTTCAGTCGGTCCAAATAGGAGATTTCGAGCTTGCCGGAGTTAGAATGCTAAGTTTACTTAATATAGAAAACATGCTTTTAGTCGTTTGTTTGACTTTTTTTATCAACAAAATAACGGATCGTTTCAGCAATAAGCGTGTATTGCTAGTGGGGTTAGCATTATATAGTATTGGATACATAACGATAACATCTGCCAATACATGGTATATACTTATATTCTTTAATTTAATTGCTACGGTTGGTGAGTTGATATATTCACCTGTAAGAAATGCCGAGCAAGCAAATATGATACCCGCAGACAAAAGGGGATCTTACTCCGCATTTTCTAACTTCTCATTTAGCGGAGCAGACTTAATCGCTCGCTCCACGATTATTATCGGGGCATTTTTAGTACCG